A genomic stretch from Styela clava chromosome 5, kaStyClav1.hap1.2, whole genome shotgun sequence includes:
- the LOC144423049 gene encoding uncharacterized protein LOC144423049, with amino-acid sequence MDDSPCFVIISPSSSTSARKLPWSVWERQIRSIRSVLSFILEKNGRQLDEDSLRTLMAEAEAFVNGRPLVVDNLSCPDSPLLLTPNHLLTAKTRLVPPRVFGREDLYSRKRWRRVQHLANEFWIQFRKEYLQSLQALQKWNKVQRDLKIGDFVIVVDENTPRNQWKTARIVDVYPDADGHVRRVRFHIGDLTLDERGKRKKDVLFLDRPIQKLILFLESGDTGEDSRRGSQK; translated from the coding sequence ATGGATGATAGTCCATGTTTTGTGATTATTTCCCCTTCAAGTTCAACGTCAGCGCGCAAGTTACCATGGAGTGTTTGGGAACGTCAAATTCGAAGTATTAGATCAGTTCTTTCATTCATTCTGGAAAAGAATGGAAGGCAACTAGATGAGGATTCTCTTCGCACTCTGATGGCAGAGGCTGAAGCATTTGTTAATGGACGTCCTCTAGTTGTGGATAATTTGTCATGTCCTGATTCACCACTGCTTCTGACGCCTAATCATTTGTTGACTGCGAAGACAAGACTTGTACCACCACGTGTGTTTGGAAGGGAAGATTTGTACTCGCGTAAAAGATGGAGGAGAGTACAACATTTAGCCAATGAATTTTGGATTCAATTTCGTAAAGAATATTTACAATCACTTCAAGCTCTTCAAAAGTGGAACAAAGTTCAACGTGACCTGAAAATTGGTGATTTTGTCATAGTCGTTGACGAAAATACACCAAGAAATCAGTGGAAGACGGCAAGGATTGTTGATGTCTATCCTGATGCAGATGGTCATGTCCGAAGAGTTCGATTTCACATAGGAGATTTAACACTCGATGAAAGAGGGAAGCGTAAAAAGGATGTTCTTTTTCTTGATCGTCCAATCCAAAAGTTGATTCTTTTCTTGGAGAGTGGAGACACGGGAGAAGATTCCCGACGAGGGAGCCAGAAATAG